In Triticum urartu cultivar G1812 chromosome 6, Tu2.1, whole genome shotgun sequence, the following proteins share a genomic window:
- the LOC125515485 gene encoding ribosomal RNA small subunit methyltransferase H-like, with amino-acid sequence MATAARRLVPFHLRPPGARPLAAVAAAPHSRKRDAVSCKSTGKTRAKNKAKDTTMWRPQRRELEEHLKRRTRSAGAFDPGLYRRHSHSHHVPVLLGEVLAAFRRPLPLRSFVDCTLGAAGHSLAMMEAHPEMELHVGMDVDPSALEIGQRHIEAFLVSRATGEGGEDALQGTLRAYTHVKNFKYIKHVLGGVDESLADGSSGVDGILIDLGMSSMQVNRSDRGFSVLNDGPLDMRMDPKATLTAEDILNSWPELEVGRILRDYGEESNWQSLQRRIVKERKTGGLHSTGELVKLIQRTCTISGGRQGWIKTATRVFQALRIAVNDELQTLEDALHSCFDCLAPDGRLAVISFHSLEDRIVKQTFLELIRGDEAEDDEEDLVCADIDDEDEPWFKQRVQGTNGTVLTKRPTTPSQEEEKLNQRCRSAKLRVIQKA; translated from the exons ATGGCGACGGCAGCGCGGCGCCTCGTCCCCTTCCACCTCCGGCCGCCCGGCGCGCGCCCGCTCGCCGCCGTTGCGGCGGCTCCCCACAGCCGCAAGCGCGATGCCGTCTCGTGCAAATCCACCGGCAAGACCAGGGCGAAGAACAAGGCCAAGGACACCACCATGTGGCGGCCGCAGCGGCGGGAGCTGGAGGAGCACCTCAAGCGGCGCACCCGCTCCGCCGGCGCCTTCGACCCCGGCCTCTACCGCCGCCACTCCCACTCCCACCACGTACCCGTCTTGCTCGGGGAGGTCCTCGCCGCGTTCCGCCGCCCGCTCCCGCTCCGCTCCTTCGTCGACTGCACCCTCGGTGCCGCCGGCCACTCCCTCGCC ATGATGGAGGCGCACCCGGAGATGGAGCTGCACGTTGGCATGGACGTCGACCCCTCTGCGCTGGAGATTGGCCAGCGCCACATCGAGGCTTTCCTTGTTAGTAGGGCAACTGGGGAAGGGGGAGAAGATGCTCTGCAAGGGACACTACGCGCCTATACTCACGTCAAGAATTTCAAGTACATCAAGCATGTTCTTGGTGGCGTTGACGAGAGCCTGGCGGATGGCTCGTCTGGAGTTGACGGTATCCTCATCGACCTTGGCATGTCATCCATGCAG GTTAACAGGTCAGATAGAGGATTTAGTGTGCTCAATGATGGTCCACTTGACATGCGCATGGACCCTAAG GCAACTTTAACAGCAGAAGATATCTTGAACTCTTGGCCCGAGCTTGAAGTTGGGCGTATCCTCCGTGATTATGGGGAGGAAAGCAATTGGCAATCCCTTCAGAGGCGAATTGTTAAAGAACGGAAAACAGGGGGTTTACACTCTACTGGCGAGCTTGTCAAACTTATCCAAAGAACGTGCACCATTTCAGGAG GACGGCAAGGCTGGATTAAAACTGCAACAAGGGTATTCCAAGCCCTTAGGATTGCAGTTAATGATGAGCTCCAAACTTTAGAAGACGCACTCCATTCGTGTTTTGACTGCCTAGCACCAGATGGCCGTCTTGCTGTAATCTCATTCCACAGTTTAGAGGACAGAATTGTCAAGCAGACATTCCTGGAGCTTATTCGTGGGGATGAAGCAGAGGATGATGAGGAAGACTTGGTATGCGCTGACATTGACGACGAAGATGAGCCATGGTTTAAGCAGAGGGTGCAAGGGACCAACGGCACTGTCCTGACAAAAAGACCGACAACCCCTTCACAAGAGGAAGAGAAACTAAATCAAAGGTGTAGAAGTGCAAAGCTCAGAGTTATTCAGAAGGCCTAA